A window from Deinococcus misasensis DSM 22328 encodes these proteins:
- a CDS encoding DUF1517 domain-containing protein, protein MKIYWTLFLWLVGLSAFAQSGGGFGGSSGGGGSSGGGSGGYSGGGYSGGGYSGGYGGPIFIGGGGGGGGLFAIIFIVIVMMVIFQAMQKQRKGLAGGGGYGGYGPNSQALKVQILLAEGDEVKRAMQHIAQTGDTSNSAGLARMLNEAALNVLRHPDRWMYATLESTQGNHGQMESQVGMWATDARSRYTDETTSNYGKFTRGTTDEEKGGLYLAVTLMAASPNLPNLPTEVKASNVKAALTALAGVPASGPIRIDVVWSPDQEGEFLTEDEAMMKYPELTKI, encoded by the coding sequence ATGAAAATCTATTGGACACTCTTCCTCTGGTTGGTTGGCCTGAGCGCATTTGCCCAGAGCGGTGGCGGATTCGGTGGCAGTTCTGGTGGCGGTGGCAGTTCAGGGGGAGGCTCTGGCGGCTACAGTGGGGGCGGTTACAGCGGAGGGGGATACAGTGGCGGTTACGGCGGTCCCATCTTCATTGGTGGCGGAGGGGGTGGAGGTGGCCTTTTTGCCATCATCTTCATCGTCATTGTGATGATGGTGATTTTTCAGGCCATGCAGAAACAACGCAAAGGCCTTGCAGGAGGAGGAGGATATGGGGGTTATGGCCCCAATTCACAAGCCCTGAAAGTCCAGATTCTGCTGGCTGAAGGCGACGAAGTCAAACGGGCCATGCAGCACATTGCCCAGACGGGAGACACCTCCAATTCAGCAGGACTGGCCCGCATGCTCAACGAAGCCGCGCTGAACGTGCTGCGCCACCCGGACCGCTGGATGTATGCCACTCTGGAAAGCACACAGGGCAACCATGGCCAGATGGAATCACAGGTGGGCATGTGGGCCACCGATGCCCGCAGCAGATACACCGATGAAACCACCAGCAACTACGGAAAATTCACCAGAGGCACCACCGATGAAGAAAAAGGCGGACTGTATCTGGCCGTGACCTTGATGGCTGCTTCTCCCAACTTGCCCAACCTGCCCACGGAAGTGAAAGCCTCCAACGTGAAGGCGGCTTTGACTGCTCTCGCTGGAGTTCCTGCCTCTGGACCCATCCGCATTGATGTGGTCTGGAGCCCCGATCAGGAAGGCGAATTCCTCACCGAGGACGAAGCCATGATGAAGTATCCCGAATTGACCAAAATCTGA
- a CDS encoding PASTA domain-containing protein, translated as MGRIDGKYEIVQELSKETHSTLYEATAPGGELVRVDWFTIVDPSTRTLFLKYRTALKGSESPLLLDVVSKPGAYYTVWKTTEADPIENFLNATVKDVAAVEALITLVQVLTEQGFAVQDADIALLEGKPVLKGLKFQDRPIEEVQRLNADFLKPLQSSKVRPTKTPKTRAPRPPGRRLTVWGWLPGLLFLTLAGYVTSNATREYLNPPVLQVPDVTGKNITQAAEQMVDAGFRVAVVDGEEPGVGIGTVIEQDHKGGTNLHVNRLVTLTVNNPPPLSVPKITDMTVGEATRTLQEVGLKVGTVTTSPPNDLTLPKGSIIAQDPEPGTQVGKGSTINILISGGKRVKETFLPTLKGMTFEQAKSEVEKAGLVLNKVERVTSEDPEGLVIRQIPEEYKKVPVGSPVTIYVSRAPLANPPVNNNPQVPVGPIPQPEPEPTPQDNGVTNENGNGGQTEQPAPTEQTEPSSGEATLLQFPYTFPSDLGQGVAELRVQDEEGERTLLKAPDAAGMTAEIEVEVKGNAVFNLYLDGQLVSSFER; from the coding sequence ATGGGCCGCATTGACGGAAAATACGAAATTGTTCAGGAACTTTCCAAAGAAACCCACTCGACACTCTATGAGGCCACTGCGCCTGGTGGCGAGCTGGTGCGGGTCGATTGGTTCACCATCGTGGACCCCAGCACCCGAACCCTGTTCCTGAAGTACCGCACTGCCCTGAAAGGCAGTGAAAGCCCCTTGCTGCTGGATGTGGTGTCCAAACCCGGAGCCTACTACACGGTCTGGAAAACCACCGAAGCAGACCCCATCGAAAATTTTCTGAATGCCACCGTCAAAGATGTGGCAGCAGTGGAAGCCCTGATCACTCTGGTGCAGGTGCTCACCGAACAAGGTTTTGCTGTTCAAGATGCAGACATTGCCCTTCTTGAAGGCAAACCGGTTCTGAAAGGTCTGAAATTTCAGGACCGTCCCATCGAAGAAGTGCAGCGCCTGAATGCCGACTTCCTGAAGCCTTTGCAGAGCTCCAAAGTCCGGCCCACCAAAACCCCAAAAACCAGAGCCCCCCGTCCTCCGGGCCGTCGTTTGACCGTGTGGGGATGGTTGCCCGGTCTGTTGTTCCTGACGCTGGCAGGATACGTCACCAGCAATGCCACCAGAGAATACCTCAATCCTCCGGTGTTGCAGGTTCCAGACGTGACCGGAAAAAACATCACGCAGGCCGCCGAACAGATGGTGGATGCTGGTTTCCGTGTGGCTGTGGTCGATGGAGAAGAACCCGGTGTGGGCATTGGAACGGTCATCGAGCAGGACCACAAAGGAGGCACCAACCTGCACGTCAACCGTCTGGTGACCCTGACCGTCAACAACCCCCCACCCCTGAGCGTTCCCAAAATCACCGACATGACCGTCGGAGAGGCCACGCGCACCCTGCAAGAGGTGGGTCTGAAAGTGGGCACTGTCACCACCTCCCCACCCAACGATTTGACCCTGCCCAAAGGGTCCATCATCGCTCAGGACCCCGAGCCCGGAACGCAAGTGGGCAAGGGAAGCACCATCAACATCCTGATCTCTGGTGGGAAGAGGGTCAAAGAAACCTTCCTGCCCACCCTCAAAGGCATGACCTTCGAGCAGGCCAAATCAGAGGTGGAAAAAGCCGGTCTGGTTCTCAACAAAGTCGAGAGGGTCACCAGCGAAGACCCCGAGGGACTGGTGATCCGCCAGATTCCCGAGGAGTACAAAAAAGTGCCTGTGGGATCGCCTGTGACCATTTACGTGTCCAGAGCCCCTCTGGCCAATCCTCCAGTGAACAACAACCCTCAGGTGCCTGTGGGACCCATTCCCCAACCGGAACCTGAGCCCACCCCTCAGGACAATGGCGTCACCAACGAAAATGGCAATGGGGGTCAGACCGAACAACCTGCTCCCACGGAGCAGACTGAACCTTCCTCGGGTGAAGCCACCTTGTTGCAGTTCCCCTACACTTTTCCGAGTGACCTTGGACAGGGTGTGGCAGAACTCCGTGTTCAGGATGAGGAAGGCGAAAGAACCCTCCTGAAAGCCCCGGATGCTGCAGGCATGACCGCAGAAATCGAAGTCGAGGTCAAAGGCAACGCGGTGTTCAACCTGTATCTGGATGGCCAACTGGTGAGCAGTTTCGAGCGCTGA
- a CDS encoding cysteine desulfurase family protein: MQAYLDYAATTPMGKAALDAYQRAAQVLGNASSVHRAGQHARELLEEGRALLAEAIHAHPLEVILNSGGTEADNHVFWSVSQQFEKGHIITSSIEHSAVLAPARFLEASGRFEVTYLAPDRYGRIHPEQVKEALRNDTVLVSIMNANNEVGSVQDIRTIAEMARAKGALVHTDAVQSLGVLPVDVHLWGVDFASFSAHKFYGPTGVGMLYVRRGLELVPHMMAGHQEKGFRGGTHNVTGVYAAGVAAREAALKQPETHDRLAFLKEKLQAGLSEVEGVTFNHAPDSSPKVLSATVHGADGEALLMNLDLEGVYVSAGSACAAGTMQASHVLLALGLPEEDAKSSLRFSLGQGVTEEEIAFAVSGFKAAVSRSRF, translated from the coding sequence ATGCAAGCCTATCTGGATTATGCCGCCACCACCCCCATGGGAAAAGCCGCTCTGGACGCCTACCAGAGGGCCGCACAGGTGCTGGGAAATGCCAGCAGTGTGCACCGTGCTGGACAACACGCCCGGGAACTGCTGGAAGAAGGCCGTGCCCTGCTCGCAGAGGCCATCCATGCCCACCCTCTGGAAGTGATCCTCAACTCTGGAGGCACCGAAGCGGACAACCATGTGTTCTGGAGCGTGTCCCAGCAATTTGAAAAAGGGCACATCATCACCTCCAGCATTGAACACAGTGCGGTGCTGGCCCCAGCCCGTTTTCTGGAAGCCTCTGGGCGTTTTGAAGTGACCTACCTTGCTCCAGACCGGTATGGTCGCATCCACCCCGAGCAGGTCAAAGAAGCTCTCCGCAACGACACCGTGCTGGTTTCGATCATGAATGCCAACAATGAAGTGGGGAGCGTGCAGGACATCCGCACCATCGCTGAAATGGCCAGAGCAAAAGGGGCTCTGGTCCACACCGATGCCGTGCAGTCTCTGGGGGTTCTGCCTGTGGATGTGCACCTCTGGGGTGTGGACTTTGCTTCGTTCAGTGCCCACAAGTTTTATGGTCCCACAGGCGTTGGAATGCTTTATGTGCGACGGGGTCTGGAATTGGTCCCCCACATGATGGCAGGTCATCAGGAAAAAGGTTTCCGTGGAGGCACCCACAACGTCACAGGGGTTTACGCTGCAGGTGTGGCCGCCCGAGAAGCAGCCCTCAAACAGCCAGAGACCCACGACAGACTGGCTTTCCTCAAAGAAAAGTTGCAAGCCGGGCTCTCCGAGGTGGAGGGGGTGACCTTCAACCATGCCCCGGATTCCAGCCCCAAAGTCCTGTCTGCAACGGTACATGGAGCAGATGGTGAAGCCCTTTTGATGAACCTCGACCTTGAAGGGGTGTATGTGTCTGCAGGCAGCGCATGTGCCGCTGGAACCATGCAGGCCAGCCATGTGCTCCTTGCCCTCGGGCTTCCAGAGGAAGATGCCAAATCCAGCTTGCGGTTCAGTCTGGGACAGGGGGTCACCGAAGAAGAGATTGCTTTTGCGGTCTCTGGGTTCAAAGCAGCCGTGTCCAGAAGCCGATTTTGA
- a CDS encoding c-type cytochrome, translating into MRKTVFVMLALASGLALAADPKGKAASGKTIYTATCQGCHGDKAQGMVGPKLAGVVSKWKFADFKKTLQKGVNPSGKNLAPTMPRYEKMPFVGSTKPPTDQQIADVLAYIKTLK; encoded by the coding sequence ATGCGCAAAACCGTATTCGTGATGCTGGCTCTGGCCAGTGGTCTGGCCCTCGCTGCCGATCCCAAAGGCAAAGCCGCCAGTGGCAAGACCATCTACACCGCCACCTGTCAGGGCTGCCACGGCGACAAAGCCCAGGGTATGGTCGGTCCCAAACTGGCCGGTGTGGTCTCCAAATGGAAATTTGCAGACTTCAAAAAGACCCTGCAAAAAGGAGTCAATCCTTCAGGCAAAAATCTGGCACCCACCATGCCCAGATATGAAAAAATGCCTTTCGTGGGCTCCACCAAGCCACCCACCGATCAGCAGATTGCTGACGTGCTGGCTTACATCAAGACCCTCAAATAA
- the nucS gene encoding endonuclease NucS, with amino-acid sequence MIVGLVHQPTASDLLSFLVSHLHSGKLVQLVGECEISYAGRAASYAEAGNYLVIVKPDGSIQVQGARGVKPVNWQPKTDHISAALEAGMVVLTAERNSPPEVVRVVCLDPHLIFAAEFSSEYGFVLSGSEAEMRKTLRQKPDCMEEGLKILEEELLTDAGGVDLFARDACGRLVVIELKRARATHEAVFQLDRYVKLTREQTGQQVRGLLVAPSITFPALERLQALGLEFCEMTALPVLEEDAQLGLFDF; translated from the coding sequence ATGATTGTCGGCCTTGTGCATCAGCCTACTGCTTCGGATTTGCTGTCTTTTCTGGTGTCCCACCTGCACTCTGGAAAACTGGTTCAACTGGTGGGGGAGTGTGAAATCAGTTATGCCGGACGGGCAGCCAGTTATGCTGAGGCTGGAAATTATCTGGTGATCGTCAAGCCAGATGGCAGCATTCAGGTGCAGGGGGCCAGAGGGGTGAAGCCTGTGAACTGGCAGCCCAAAACCGATCACATTTCGGCTGCTCTGGAGGCAGGGATGGTGGTCCTGACCGCTGAACGGAACAGCCCTCCAGAGGTGGTGCGTGTGGTGTGCCTCGATCCGCACCTGATTTTTGCGGCAGAGTTTTCTTCAGAGTACGGCTTTGTGCTGTCTGGGTCAGAGGCAGAGATGCGCAAAACCCTGCGCCAGAAACCAGATTGCATGGAAGAAGGATTGAAAATTCTGGAAGAAGAACTGCTCACCGATGCAGGAGGCGTGGATCTGTTCGCCAGAGATGCTTGTGGTCGTCTGGTGGTGATTGAACTCAAGCGGGCCAGAGCCACCCATGAGGCGGTGTTTCAATTGGACCGCTACGTCAAACTCACCCGAGAGCAGACGGGGCAGCAGGTGCGAGGGTTGCTGGTGGCCCCCTCCATCACCTTTCCTGCGCTGGAAAGGCTGCAAGCTCTGGGTTTGGAGTTCTGTGAAATGACAGCCTTGCCTGTGCTGGAAGAAGATGCGCAACTGGGTTTGTTTGATTTCTAG
- a CDS encoding GntR family transcriptional regulator, with protein sequence MNFERPQLIRDEIYQLLRHQILSGGIQPGSRIAEIELCERFGVSRTPIREAIQRLVQEGMLEANANKSVRVRVLSAEEARQSYEVREALDGLAAELAAQNYTEEDAASLKAALHDLKQDRDDYKEQTRLDLLFHRKIALASHNQMLVQSLNNLEHTVAIIKHMTGTYNLMPETTVQHEAILDAILERNSKEASRLARDHVRFFGDLVVQQLQEMTRN encoded by the coding sequence ATGAACTTTGAGCGCCCCCAGCTGATTCGTGACGAGATCTATCAACTGCTCCGCCACCAGATTCTTTCCGGTGGCATCCAGCCCGGTTCGCGCATCGCAGAAATCGAACTCTGTGAGCGGTTTGGCGTGTCGCGCACCCCCATCCGTGAAGCCATCCAGCGTCTGGTGCAAGAAGGCATGCTGGAAGCCAACGCCAACAAGAGCGTGCGGGTCCGGGTGCTCTCTGCCGAAGAGGCCCGCCAGAGCTACGAGGTCCGTGAAGCTCTGGACGGACTGGCCGCAGAACTGGCTGCCCAGAATTACACCGAAGAGGATGCAGCCAGCCTGAAAGCCGCTCTTCACGACCTCAAACAGGACCGTGACGATTACAAAGAGCAGACCCGTCTGGACCTGCTGTTTCACCGCAAGATTGCGCTGGCCAGCCACAACCAGATGCTGGTGCAGTCCCTCAACAACCTCGAACACACGGTGGCCATCATCAAGCACATGACCGGCACCTACAACCTCATGCCCGAGACCACCGTGCAGCACGAAGCTATTCTGGATGCCATTCTGGAGCGCAATTCCAAAGAGGCTTCCCGTCTGGCCCGTGACCATGTGCGTTTCTTCGGGGATCTGGTGGTGCAGCAACTGCAGGAAATGACCCGCAACTGA
- a CDS encoding proline dehydrogenase family protein — translation MDINQVYRNTVLSVANNKTVQDLVKQRAWSVAKRFVAGEERQAAIQAVKELENMGVHGILDLLGEFVDTEAKANEFAEEILQLLDACEGQGFPIYVAIKLSSVGQSITLANGENLGMVNARRILKRAQELGGFVALDMEDHPLVDITLQQFRTLVNEFGNKTVGTVLQAYLYRSEQDRASLDDLQPNLRIVKGAYLEPESVAYPNKRDVDLQYRRLVYQHLKAGNYCCVATHDESIIEDVKRFVQMNNIPNSQFEFQLLYGIRRDVQTQLAKEGYTVRAYTPYGRDWYAYFSRRIAERPSNVMFVLRGMMKG, via the coding sequence ATGGATATCAACCAGGTGTACCGCAACACGGTTCTCAGTGTCGCCAACAACAAAACCGTGCAGGACCTTGTCAAACAGCGTGCATGGAGTGTCGCAAAACGTTTTGTGGCTGGAGAAGAACGTCAGGCTGCCATTCAGGCGGTCAAAGAACTGGAAAACATGGGTGTGCACGGCATTCTGGATTTGCTCGGGGAGTTCGTGGACACCGAAGCCAAAGCCAATGAATTCGCCGAAGAAATTTTGCAACTTCTGGACGCCTGCGAAGGTCAGGGTTTCCCCATTTATGTGGCCATCAAACTGTCCAGTGTGGGCCAGAGCATCACCCTTGCAAACGGTGAAAACCTTGGAATGGTCAATGCCAGACGGATTTTGAAGCGTGCTCAGGAATTGGGCGGCTTTGTGGCTCTGGACATGGAAGACCATCCTCTGGTGGACATCACCCTCCAGCAGTTCAGAACTTTGGTCAACGAGTTTGGCAACAAAACCGTGGGCACCGTGCTGCAAGCCTACCTGTACCGCAGCGAGCAGGACCGTGCTTCTCTGGACGATCTGCAACCCAACCTGCGCATTGTGAAAGGGGCCTATCTCGAACCCGAGTCTGTGGCTTACCCCAACAAGCGCGATGTGGATTTGCAATACCGCCGTCTGGTGTACCAGCACCTGAAAGCCGGAAATTACTGCTGCGTGGCCACCCACGACGAAAGCATCATCGAAGACGTGAAGCGCTTTGTGCAAATGAACAACATCCCCAACAGCCAGTTTGAGTTCCAACTGCTGTATGGAATCCGCCGTGACGTGCAAACCCAGTTGGCCAAAGAAGGCTACACCGTGCGCGCCTACACCCCTTATGGTCGCGACTGGTACGCCTATTTCAGCCGCCGCATTGCCGAACGTCCTTCCAACGTGATGTTTGTGCTGCGCGGAATGATGAAAGGCTGA
- the pruA gene encoding L-glutamate gamma-semialdehyde dehydrogenase codes for MLKIGPFQTESFVDFTKPENQKAYQDALQKVRSELGKTVPLIINGERIFTEDKITSINPCDTQEVVGYSAKATIEHAEKALQGAWEAFAWWKNWTIDARARILVKAAKLLRDRRLEFNALMTLESGKNYAEADVETAEAIDFLEYYARQADKYVHPAETFPYPNEENELHWIPLGVGVSISPWNFPLAIFAGMLTAPIVVGNTIIVKPAEDTSLIAAKFIDLLIEAGLPAGVVQFLPGIGEEVGDHLVKHPKTRFITFTGSRAVGLYIHAEAAKVVKGQKWIKRTIMELGGKDALIVDETADLDNAALSAVQSAFGFNGQKCSAMSRLILVDSIHDEVLSKVVERTRALTVGNAETNSNVTAVVNDESFDKIQKYIEIGKTEGKLETGGEVDGSKGYFVQPTIFSGVDAHARIAQEEIFGPVVAVIRARDFDHALEIANSTDYGLTGGVCSRDRARLEKARAEFEVGNLYFNRKITGALVGVQPFGGYNMSGTDSKAGGPDYLANFLQLKTVCERF; via the coding sequence ATGCTGAAAATTGGACCTTTCCAGACCGAATCTTTCGTAGACTTCACCAAACCCGAGAACCAGAAAGCCTATCAGGACGCCCTGCAAAAAGTGCGCTCTGAACTGGGCAAAACCGTGCCCCTGATCATCAACGGCGAACGCATTTTCACCGAAGACAAAATCACCTCCATCAACCCCTGTGACACGCAGGAAGTGGTGGGTTACTCTGCCAAAGCCACCATCGAGCACGCTGAAAAGGCCCTGCAAGGCGCATGGGAAGCCTTTGCATGGTGGAAAAACTGGACCATAGACGCCCGTGCCCGCATTCTGGTGAAAGCCGCCAAACTGCTGCGCGACCGCCGTCTGGAATTCAACGCCCTGATGACCCTGGAATCCGGCAAAAACTACGCCGAAGCCGATGTGGAAACCGCAGAAGCCATCGACTTCCTGGAGTACTACGCCCGTCAGGCCGACAAGTACGTCCACCCTGCCGAAACCTTCCCTTACCCCAACGAGGAAAACGAACTCCACTGGATTCCTCTGGGCGTGGGTGTCTCCATCAGCCCATGGAACTTCCCTCTGGCCATCTTTGCAGGGATGCTGACCGCACCCATCGTGGTGGGCAACACCATCATCGTGAAACCCGCCGAAGACACCAGCCTGATTGCTGCCAAATTCATTGACCTCTTGATCGAAGCCGGTTTGCCCGCAGGTGTGGTGCAGTTCCTGCCCGGCATTGGCGAAGAGGTGGGCGACCATCTGGTCAAGCACCCCAAAACCCGCTTCATCACCTTCACCGGTTCCAGAGCCGTGGGCCTCTACATCCACGCCGAAGCCGCCAAGGTGGTCAAAGGCCAGAAGTGGATCAAGCGCACCATCATGGAACTCGGGGGCAAAGACGCCCTGATCGTGGATGAAACCGCCGATCTGGACAACGCTGCCCTGTCTGCTGTGCAAAGTGCTTTCGGCTTCAACGGCCAAAAGTGCAGCGCCATGAGCCGACTGATTCTGGTGGACAGCATCCACGATGAAGTGCTCTCCAAAGTGGTGGAGCGCACCAGAGCCCTGACCGTGGGCAATGCCGAAACCAACAGCAACGTCACCGCCGTGGTCAACGACGAGTCTTTCGACAAGATCCAGAAGTACATCGAAATCGGCAAAACCGAAGGCAAACTGGAAACCGGCGGAGAAGTGGACGGCAGCAAAGGCTACTTTGTGCAGCCCACCATCTTCTCGGGAGTGGATGCCCACGCCCGCATTGCACAGGAAGAAATCTTCGGACCTGTGGTGGCTGTGATTCGCGCCCGCGATTTTGACCATGCTCTGGAAATTGCCAACAGCACCGACTACGGTCTGACCGGCGGCGTGTGCTCCCGCGACCGTGCCCGTCTGGAAAAAGCCCGGGCCGAATTTGAAGTGGGCAACCTCTACTTCAACCGCAAGATCACTGGTGCTCTGGTGGGCGTGCAGCCTTTCGGTGGCTACAACATGAGCGGCACAGACTCCAAAGCAGGTGGCCCTGACTACCTTGCCAACTTCCTGCAACTGAAAACCGTCTGCGAACGGTTCTGA
- a CDS encoding zinc-dependent alcohol dehydrogenase family protein, with protein sequence MKAVLFHAFKTRPEFTDVPDPIAVPDGVVLKVEATGVCRSDWHGWMGHDKDIVLPHVPGHELAGTVVEVGKNIRNFRVGDRVTLPFVCGCGHCSECRSGNQQVCEQQFQPGFTHWGSFAEYVGIHYADQNLVHLPEHMDFVTAASLGCRFATSFRAVVHQGRVRAGEWVAVHGCGGVGLSAIMIARALGALVVAIDIDDQKLEFARSLGADVTLNSKTTPEVVKAIKDLTQGGAHVSLDALGHTSTCFNSIACLRARGRHVQVGLMLAEHQHPPLPMDQVIARELEIYGSHGMQAHAYPEMLRMIEQGLLQPDLLIGRKITLQESIDALTQMDTFSGTGVTVVDRFV encoded by the coding sequence ATGAAAGCCGTCCTCTTCCATGCCTTCAAAACCCGCCCAGAGTTCACCGATGTCCCTGATCCCATTGCAGTGCCAGATGGTGTGGTTTTGAAAGTGGAAGCCACCGGAGTGTGCCGCAGCGACTGGCACGGATGGATGGGCCATGACAAAGACATTGTGCTCCCCCATGTCCCCGGGCATGAACTGGCCGGAACCGTGGTCGAGGTCGGCAAAAACATCCGCAATTTCAGGGTGGGGGACCGGGTCACCCTGCCTTTTGTGTGCGGATGTGGACACTGTTCGGAATGCCGCTCGGGAAACCAGCAGGTGTGTGAGCAGCAGTTTCAACCCGGCTTCACCCACTGGGGCTCTTTTGCCGAGTACGTAGGCATCCATTACGCAGACCAGAATCTGGTGCACCTCCCAGAGCACATGGATTTTGTGACGGCGGCCAGCCTGGGATGCCGCTTCGCCACCTCATTCAGAGCTGTGGTTCATCAAGGTCGGGTCAGAGCAGGAGAGTGGGTCGCTGTGCATGGCTGTGGAGGGGTGGGCCTCTCTGCGATCATGATTGCCAGAGCGCTTGGGGCTCTGGTGGTGGCCATCGACATCGATGACCAGAAACTGGAATTTGCCCGTTCACTGGGGGCAGATGTGACCCTCAACAGCAAAACCACGCCAGAGGTGGTGAAGGCCATCAAAGACCTGACCCAAGGGGGTGCCCATGTGTCGCTGGACGCTCTGGGGCACACCTCCACCTGCTTCAATTCCATTGCTTGCTTGAGAGCCAGAGGCCGTCATGTTCAGGTGGGCCTGATGCTGGCAGAACACCAGCATCCACCCCTTCCCATGGATCAAGTGATTGCCAGAGAGCTGGAAATTTACGGCTCACACGGCATGCAGGCCCATGCTTATCCTGAAATGCTGCGCATGATTGAGCAGGGCCTTTTGCAGCCTGACCTCTTGATTGGCCGCAAAATCACCCTGCAGGAAAGCATCGATGCCCTGACCCAGATGGACACCTTCTCTGGGACAGGTGTGACGGTGGTGGACCGGTTCGTTTGA
- a CDS encoding phosphotransferase family protein, protein MLTELSQRYGALEFIQESKHSLTYRTDQFVLKLYREKNQLEPETENLRRVGLGHLIHEVQNTPEGDLLVTHRFPGLPVTARTLRSALPGLKAFLDTVHARKSDHRVNVQSIVRKVQQFQDIRDPENDFLFQILERALSAGTLETTTAFCHMDLWSNNILVTDHAEVLVIDWVRARFDDPMRDLALLKAGTLDLLPEEEALQAALAYVKTPAEQERFTAYLAFTYLNDLHWIPRNTPHTVPTEIPFKLERARHALGMLSSKGV, encoded by the coding sequence GTGCTTACGGAACTTTCACAACGTTATGGTGCCCTCGAATTCATTCAGGAGAGTAAGCACAGCCTGACGTACCGCACCGATCAGTTTGTCCTCAAGCTGTACCGCGAAAAAAACCAACTGGAACCTGAAACCGAAAACCTTCGGCGGGTGGGCCTCGGGCACCTGATCCACGAAGTGCAAAACACCCCAGAGGGGGATTTGCTGGTCACCCACCGCTTTCCCGGTCTGCCCGTCACGGCCCGGACACTGCGCAGTGCTTTGCCCGGCCTCAAGGCTTTTCTGGACACGGTTCATGCCCGGAAATCCGACCATAGGGTCAATGTGCAGTCCATTGTTCGCAAAGTGCAGCAGTTTCAGGACATCCGGGATCCCGAGAACGATTTCCTCTTTCAGATTCTGGAACGTGCCCTTTCCGCAGGCACACTGGAAACCACCACCGCGTTCTGCCACATGGACCTCTGGAGCAACAACATTCTGGTGACCGACCATGCAGAAGTGCTGGTCATCGACTGGGTGCGTGCCCGTTTCGATGATCCCATGCGTGACCTTGCCCTTCTGAAAGCGGGAACCCTTGACCTCCTCCCCGAGGAAGAGGCTTTGCAGGCGGCTCTGGCTTACGTCAAAACCCCTGCTGAGCAAGAACGGTTCACAGCGTATCTGGCATTCACTTACCTGAACGACCTGCACTGGATTCCCAGAAATACACCTCACACGGTCCCTACGGAAATTCCATTCAAACTGGAACGGGCCAGACATGCTCTGGGAATGCTGAGCAGCAAAGGGGTTTAG
- the upp gene encoding uracil phosphoribosyltransferase → MVTVVTHPLVQHKLTLLRDVQTGVKDFRELASEISTLMAYEATRDLELENVKVQTPITEDDFPVLSGKKLALIAILRAGLIMADAIVKLIPAAKVGHIGLYRDPETLKPVEYYVKLPQDISERRIFVLDPMLATGGSAIDAIRTLQARGAQNIKLMSILAAPEGIRAVEEACPDVDIVVAAIDSHLNDHGYIVPGLGDAGDRIYGTK, encoded by the coding sequence ATGGTCACTGTGGTCACACACCCCCTGGTACAACACAAATTGACGCTCCTCAGAGATGTCCAAACTGGAGTCAAAGACTTCCGTGAACTGGCTTCTGAAATCTCCACCCTGATGGCCTACGAAGCCACCAGAGATCTGGAACTGGAGAACGTCAAGGTTCAAACCCCCATCACTGAAGACGATTTCCCGGTGCTCTCGGGCAAGAAATTGGCCCTGATTGCCATTCTGCGTGCAGGCCTGATCATGGCCGATGCGATTGTCAAACTGATCCCTGCGGCCAAGGTGGGCCACATTGGTCTGTACCGTGATCCCGAGACCCTCAAGCCTGTGGAGTACTACGTCAAACTGCCTCAGGACATTTCTGAACGGCGGATTTTTGTGCTGGACCCCATGCTGGCCACCGGAGGCAGTGCCATTGATGCCATCCGCACCTTGCAGGCCAGAGGGGCACAGAACATCAAATTGATGAGCATTCTGGCCGCCCCAGAGGGCATCCGTGCCGTTGAAGAAGCCTGTCCCGATGTGGACATTGTGGTGGCCGCCATCGATTCCCATCTCAACGACCATGGGTACATCGTTCCCGGTCTGGGAGATGCCGGAGACCGCATTTACGGGACCAAGTGA